The proteins below come from a single Rhodohalobacter sp. SW132 genomic window:
- a CDS encoding M48 family metallopeptidase gives MNIFTIIILAAILIDFTLGIISNRLNLKALSRELPDEFEDVYDEQTYAKSQEYTRVNTRFGFLTGTVDLLLLLAFWFAGGFNWLDQWARGFEFGVIGTGLIFIGALVVAKIVISLPFSVYSTFVIEERFGFNKTDGKTFVMDRLKGMMLSLLIGAPLLAGIIAFFEYGGTWAWVYAWLAVTAFSLVMQYIAPTWIMPLFNKFEPLEDGELRQAIEAYAEKVDFPLQGIYVMDGSKRSSKSNAFFTGFGKNKRIALFDTLIENHTTEELVAVLAHEIGHYKKKHIVKNMVISTLHTGIMFALLSIFLQVPALFDAFFMEEMSVYAGLLFFGLLYSPVETLLGIFMQMMSRKHEFEADHYAASTTGQPEQMVNVLKKLSKDNLSNLTPHPFYVFLNYSHPPVLRRIESIRRSG, from the coding sequence ATGAACATCTTTACCATCATTATCCTGGCCGCAATTTTGATCGATTTTACGCTGGGAATCATCTCAAACCGCCTGAATCTGAAGGCGCTGAGCCGCGAACTCCCGGATGAATTTGAGGATGTTTATGATGAGCAGACATATGCAAAATCCCAGGAGTATACACGCGTAAACACCCGGTTTGGCTTTCTTACCGGCACCGTCGACTTGCTGCTTTTGCTTGCATTTTGGTTTGCAGGCGGCTTTAACTGGCTCGACCAGTGGGCGCGAGGATTTGAATTTGGTGTGATCGGCACCGGCCTGATTTTTATCGGTGCGCTGGTTGTTGCTAAAATAGTCATCTCCCTGCCGTTCAGCGTCTATTCTACCTTTGTGATTGAGGAGCGATTTGGTTTCAATAAAACAGACGGCAAAACATTTGTGATGGACCGCCTGAAAGGAATGATGCTCTCTCTGCTAATCGGTGCACCGCTTTTGGCCGGAATTATCGCCTTTTTTGAATATGGAGGTACCTGGGCCTGGGTTTATGCCTGGCTCGCAGTTACGGCTTTTTCCCTGGTGATGCAGTACATAGCCCCCACCTGGATCATGCCGCTCTTCAATAAATTTGAACCGCTTGAAGATGGAGAGCTTCGGCAGGCAATCGAAGCCTATGCCGAAAAAGTAGATTTTCCGCTGCAGGGCATTTATGTGATGGACGGATCCAAACGATCATCGAAATCAAACGCATTTTTTACCGGCTTTGGAAAAAATAAGAGAATCGCACTTTTTGATACACTGATTGAAAATCACACTACGGAAGAACTGGTGGCTGTTTTGGCTCACGAAATCGGTCATTATAAAAAGAAACATATCGTAAAAAATATGGTGATCAGCACACTCCATACAGGGATCATGTTCGCATTGCTCTCCATTTTTCTGCAGGTGCCCGCGCTGTTTGATGCCTTTTTTATGGAGGAGATGAGTGTATACGCCGGTCTTTTGTTCTTTGGCCTGCTCTACTCACCGGTTGAGACACTGCTCGGTATTTTTATGCAGATGATGAGCCGTAAACATGAGTTCGAAGCGGATCATTATGCGGCATCCACCACAGGCCAGCCGGAACAGATGGTGAACGTGTTGAAAAAACTCTCAAAAGATAATCTGAGTAATTTAACTCCACATCCATTTTACGTATTCCTGAACTACTCCCATCCTCCGGTATTACGGCGGATTGAATCGATCCGGAGATCCGGTTAA
- the fabF gene encoding beta-ketoacyl-ACP synthase II, translating to MKRVVVTGLGALTPVGNNVNDFWNSVKEGQSGAAGITKFDASRFRTHFASELKEFNPKEKLDRNEIKRTDPFTQYALVSTIEAVEDSGLDFDSMDPFDTGVIWGTGQGGMLTFEEEVRNYAANDFEPRFSPFFVPRLIMNMAAGMISMKYGLMGINYSTVSACATSNTAIMDAFNYIRWGKAKVIITGGSEAPITEASFGGFSAMKAMSTRNDDPATASRPFDTDRDGFVMGEGASTLILEEYEHAKARGATIYAEVSGAAMTADAYHITATHPEGLGAAEGMRRALKDGELNPEDVDHLNMHATSTPVGDISEIKAIQKVFGDTPDHLSITATKSITGHLMGAAGAAEAIASIKAITDGVIPGVINTVNRDPEVPESMNIVFGDSIEKDVNVAMSNTFGFGGHNGIVVFKKFK from the coding sequence ATGAAACGAGTTGTCGTAACAGGTCTCGGTGCTCTTACACCGGTAGGTAATAATGTAAACGATTTTTGGAATTCGGTAAAAGAGGGGCAAAGCGGCGCAGCCGGAATTACGAAGTTTGATGCTTCGAGATTTCGCACTCACTTTGCCTCTGAACTGAAAGAGTTCAACCCAAAAGAAAAACTTGATCGAAATGAGATAAAGCGAACCGATCCCTTCACCCAATATGCACTGGTTTCTACTATAGAAGCGGTGGAAGATTCAGGGCTTGATTTCGATTCTATGGACCCTTTTGATACGGGTGTAATCTGGGGGACCGGTCAGGGCGGAATGTTAACATTCGAGGAAGAAGTCCGGAACTACGCAGCCAATGATTTTGAACCGAGATTCAGCCCATTTTTTGTACCCCGCCTCATTATGAATATGGCCGCCGGCATGATTTCCATGAAATATGGATTGATGGGCATCAACTACTCAACTGTATCTGCATGCGCCACATCCAACACCGCAATTATGGATGCGTTTAATTACATCCGGTGGGGTAAAGCGAAAGTGATTATTACCGGAGGTTCCGAGGCGCCGATCACGGAGGCTTCATTTGGAGGTTTTTCAGCGATGAAAGCGATGAGTACAAGAAATGATGACCCCGCAACCGCATCCCGGCCGTTTGACACCGATCGCGACGGATTTGTGATGGGCGAAGGTGCCAGTACTCTGATCCTTGAAGAATACGAACACGCCAAAGCCCGCGGTGCAACGATCTATGCAGAAGTATCTGGTGCAGCTATGACCGCCGATGCCTATCATATTACAGCAACGCACCCCGAAGGACTTGGAGCGGCAGAAGGGATGAGACGCGCACTGAAGGATGGGGAATTGAATCCCGAAGATGTGGATCACCTGAATATGCACGCAACTTCTACTCCGGTAGGCGATATCAGCGAGATCAAAGCCATTCAAAAAGTATTTGGTGACACCCCTGATCATCTCAGTATTACGGCAACCAAGTCGATTACCGGTCACCTGATGGGAGCAGCCGGAGCGGCAGAGGCTATCGCATCAATCAAGGCGATTACGGATGGAGTGATTCCCGGTGTGATAAATACAGTAAACCGCGATCCGGAGGTACCGGAAAGTATGAATATTGTATTTGGCGACTCAATCGAAAAAGATGTGAATGTTGCGATGAGCAATACATTCGGATTCGGCGGCCACAACGGTATCGTAGTGTTTAAAAAGTTCAAATAA
- a CDS encoding DUF481 domain-containing protein, which yields MSISTRFIAFFFSSVFFLVSVSVLQAQVLNVESFRTQADADTTAAWNGETVFDVSLSKFNEQVFKLGNETNAAYFTGKHRYLFLTSVELINVDGSSVISNGYFHLRGTFVEQRRFSPEIFTQFQYNENLGLKERFLAGGSVRYRFLNRDDIRGSVVTGLMYEHEKWGTQEQPNIVNEYIKSTSNVAIRGQLSETTQLLMIGYYQARPDQFLKPRVTSENQLNMRISRHLTYRVRFTLTYDTEPVIDIPNLTYTLRNGLIISF from the coding sequence ATGAGTATATCAACCCGTTTTATCGCTTTCTTTTTTTCGTCTGTATTTTTTCTTGTTTCAGTTTCTGTACTTCAGGCACAGGTATTGAATGTTGAGAGTTTCCGCACCCAGGCCGACGCTGATACCACAGCCGCCTGGAACGGAGAAACCGTATTTGATGTGAGTCTGAGCAAATTCAACGAGCAGGTTTTTAAGCTGGGCAACGAGACCAATGCCGCCTATTTCACTGGAAAGCACCGCTATCTCTTTTTAACCAGTGTGGAACTGATCAATGTGGATGGTTCGAGCGTAATCAGCAACGGTTATTTTCACCTGCGCGGCACATTTGTTGAGCAGCGCCGGTTTTCACCAGAAATTTTCACACAGTTTCAATACAATGAAAATCTTGGCCTGAAAGAACGCTTTCTGGCGGGTGGTTCAGTTCGGTACAGGTTTCTGAACCGGGATGATATTCGCGGGAGCGTGGTAACAGGACTGATGTATGAACACGAAAAGTGGGGCACCCAGGAACAGCCTAATATTGTGAATGAATACATCAAGAGCACATCAAACGTCGCTATCCGGGGACAGCTGAGCGAAACCACCCAGCTTTTAATGATCGGATACTACCAGGCCAGGCCCGATCAGTTTCTGAAACCCCGTGTTACGTCAGAGAATCAGCTTAACATGAGAATATCACGCCATCTCACCTATCGCGTTCGATTTACACTTACCTACGATACTGAGCCCGTCATTGATATTCCAAACCTCACGTATACACTACGCAACGGTTTGATAATCTCTTTTTAG
- a CDS encoding GIY-YIG nuclease family protein gives MKETWFTYIIRCTNGSLYTGSTNHVIRRWHQHRQGTGAKYLKAHKPKAMVYMEELPDRSAACVREYEIKQYSKEKKESLIESSGV, from the coding sequence ATGAAAGAAACCTGGTTCACATATATTATTCGATGTACGAATGGCAGCCTTTATACCGGCAGTACAAATCATGTCATCCGACGATGGCACCAACACAGGCAGGGTACGGGGGCTAAATACCTAAAAGCACACAAACCGAAGGCAATGGTGTACATGGAGGAGCTTCCTGATCGTTCTGCCGCGTGCGTACGGGAATACGAGATTAAACAGTACTCAAAAGAAAAAAAGGAGTCTCTGATTGAGAGTTCAGGTGTTTAG
- a CDS encoding M14 family zinc carboxypeptidase encodes MPRPLLRLSLFLSIFALIPVLLFGQVKSFQDVVGHDFGDRITKTHQIADYLKYLDEASDRVTIFEIGTTYNHKLQMGAVLTHPDNHARIDEIKENGQKLDDPRTVSSSEAEQIIENQPAILYLAGSIHGFELSGTEGVLKLLEHFTTSDDPETLEQLRNTVMVLDPNINSDGRDAFAQTNHQMLGRTVHADNDDWSNDFNGWEARKYRTSHYYFDLNRDWFAHTHNETRNRAAILREWRPQAGVDAHEMGANTEFYVDPPTDPVSPLFPDYASRWFEHYGNAHADIFDENHVEYTKGEIFNFFYPAYFTSYMTHQGAVGMLYEQGSSRGFGLQLSDGSVRTLADAAHQQYLAFRAMVKLSSDRRHELITDYYQQNVSAIDAGTSGTVRYLIKPEGDPNLVAEAVNLLMRSGVEVYRLTGESSIRNTTDRNGESLGSHTFAEGTYMIEASQPRHSFIRNILDPEVPMPEEFLEEARKRVDRGENPRFYDITSWSLPLLYNLQGFSTTSSSSVSAERVTEPVQTGSDTPLQRARYAYLIDGNQSKALSAIPYLREQDIRIHVLFKPTQVNQKPYASGTVIVRTDGNIDDVHRAVSELRDRFGLDVDPVDSGQADEGYPPLGSVEGTRISEPKIALIGDHPIDAYSFGWAWHTLDRTYEIPHIVMKTRSLGSTKLERFNVIVLPEISSAGQFAEMLGEDGISRLQRWVRDGGTLVAIGSATDFVRNQLELTELTTWYDKEENEDAQRVTVPGAFFQTDLDEENWLTSGYSYGFPALINSSRIYTKPEGAPTPRRNTPILVSEGESKLSGHAWDENLERTPGSVFAYEERVGSGRVIAFAEDINFRGYWRGADRLFLNAVILGPSAP; translated from the coding sequence ATGCCACGACCCTTACTCCGTTTATCGCTCTTCTTATCAATATTTGCCCTGATCCCCGTTCTTCTTTTTGGTCAGGTAAAAAGTTTCCAGGATGTTGTGGGCCATGACTTTGGCGACCGCATCACAAAAACCCACCAGATTGCAGATTACCTTAAATACCTGGATGAAGCCTCCGACCGGGTAACAATTTTTGAAATCGGAACCACCTACAACCACAAACTACAGATGGGTGCTGTATTGACCCACCCAGATAACCACGCACGGATTGATGAGATCAAAGAGAACGGGCAAAAGCTGGATGATCCTCGAACAGTCTCTTCATCGGAAGCGGAACAGATTATCGAAAACCAGCCGGCGATTCTTTACCTGGCAGGATCGATTCACGGGTTTGAACTCTCAGGCACAGAGGGAGTGTTAAAGCTTTTGGAGCATTTTACCACATCGGATGATCCCGAGACTCTCGAGCAGCTTCGCAATACGGTGATGGTGCTCGATCCCAACATCAACTCCGATGGCCGCGATGCGTTTGCCCAAACCAATCATCAAATGCTGGGACGGACCGTTCACGCCGATAATGACGACTGGTCGAACGACTTCAACGGCTGGGAGGCTCGAAAATATCGGACCAGCCACTACTATTTTGATCTAAACCGCGACTGGTTTGCACATACACATAACGAGACCCGGAATCGTGCGGCTATTCTCCGCGAGTGGAGGCCGCAAGCCGGGGTTGACGCACACGAGATGGGAGCAAACACTGAGTTTTACGTGGATCCTCCGACTGATCCCGTCTCGCCCCTTTTCCCCGACTACGCCAGCAGATGGTTTGAACACTACGGCAATGCTCACGCCGATATTTTTGATGAGAACCACGTGGAGTATACGAAAGGTGAGATCTTCAACTTTTTCTACCCGGCCTATTTTACCTCCTACATGACTCACCAGGGAGCGGTTGGAATGCTGTATGAGCAGGGATCAAGCCGTGGTTTTGGCCTGCAATTGTCAGATGGTTCGGTTCGTACGCTGGCGGACGCGGCTCATCAGCAGTACCTGGCGTTCCGTGCGATGGTGAAGCTTTCAAGCGATCGTCGTCATGAACTCATTACGGATTACTACCAACAGAACGTCAGCGCGATTGATGCCGGAACCAGCGGCACGGTCCGGTACCTGATCAAACCGGAAGGAGATCCCAACCTGGTGGCTGAAGCCGTGAATCTGCTCATGAGAAGTGGTGTAGAGGTATACAGGCTGACGGGAGAGTCATCCATCCGAAACACGACAGACCGAAACGGCGAGTCGTTGGGAAGTCACACGTTTGCAGAAGGCACCTACATGATTGAAGCCTCACAGCCGCGACACAGCTTCATCAGAAATATACTGGACCCCGAAGTACCGATGCCCGAAGAGTTTCTTGAAGAGGCGCGTAAGCGGGTGGATCGAGGCGAGAATCCGCGTTTTTATGACATCACATCGTGGTCGCTGCCGCTGCTCTACAACCTGCAGGGATTCAGCACAACGAGCAGCAGTTCCGTCTCCGCCGAACGGGTGACAGAGCCGGTTCAAACCGGAAGCGACACGCCTCTGCAGCGCGCCCGGTACGCTTATCTTATTGACGGAAACCAGTCGAAGGCGCTATCCGCTATTCCCTACCTTCGGGAGCAGGATATCCGAATCCATGTACTTTTCAAACCCACGCAGGTGAACCAAAAGCCGTACGCATCTGGAACCGTGATCGTTCGGACCGATGGCAATATTGATGATGTACATCGTGCAGTGTCGGAGCTGAGAGATCGGTTTGGTCTGGATGTGGATCCGGTTGACAGTGGCCAGGCGGATGAGGGATATCCGCCATTGGGATCTGTTGAGGGAACCCGGATATCAGAACCGAAGATTGCGCTGATTGGGGATCACCCGATTGACGCTTACTCCTTTGGATGGGCCTGGCACACACTCGATCGTACCTATGAAATTCCCCATATCGTGATGAAAACCCGCTCACTTGGCAGTACGAAACTGGAACGATTCAACGTGATTGTACTTCCCGAGATTTCAAGTGCGGGTCAGTTTGCTGAAATGCTGGGTGAGGATGGAATTAGCCGCCTGCAGAGATGGGTTCGTGACGGCGGAACACTGGTGGCCATTGGATCGGCTACGGATTTCGTGCGAAATCAACTTGAACTTACCGAATTAACCACTTGGTACGACAAAGAAGAAAATGAAGATGCTCAGCGAGTCACGGTTCCCGGGGCATTTTTTCAGACGGATCTGGATGAGGAAAACTGGCTCACATCCGGATATTCGTATGGATTTCCTGCGCTGATCAATTCCAGCCGGATCTATACAAAACCCGAAGGCGCTCCAACACCCCGCCGAAATACGCCGATTCTGGTTTCAGAAGGCGAATCGAAACTTTCAGGCCACGCCTGGGATGAGAATCTTGAACGAACCCCCGGCAGTGTCTTTGCATATGAGGAGCGGGTCGGCTCCGGACGCGTCATTGCCTTTGCTGAAGATATCAACTTCCGCGGTTACTGGCGGGGTGCGGATCGCCTGTTCCTGAATGCGGTGATTTTAGGGCCGAGTGCGCCGTGA
- a CDS encoding penicillin acylase family protein, which translates to MRNIFSFLVVLLITALTVFLLSIPLGPLPPAGAFFQPTQGFWANAETRSVTGELNLNEAGLNEPVDVFFDERGVPHIFAENDEDLYFAQGYVTARDRLFQMELQIRAAGGKLAEWLGPDLIEHDRHQRRLGMLYGAEQAMEKIGENDTVRTVIEAYAAGVNAYINTLTYESYPLEYKILNVKPAGWEPINTALLLKYMTQMLAGRSDDFRTSNTMAYFGEEFVDEFLSTRPSLMDPIIPPETEWEFSAELPERLGTLYQAGFTEQIEPWQPDPLNGSNNWVVDGSKTEGGYPILSNDMHLNMSLPSIWYEVQLRTPDSNVYGVSLQGTPTVIVGFNEQIAWGSTNTGADVMDWYEITFRDESKNEYLHDGEWKQVSLRTETIAVKGREAVTDTIRFTHHGPVYETEQETPVSQTIQHDHALRWIAHDPSNELITFYMLNRAGDVDDFREAFRNYQAPAQNMNYAGVDGNIAMQTGGRFPLKWEYQGRTVSDGSDSRYDWGEYIPFEQNPYSINPERGFLSAANQFPTAENYPHYLGEAFAPYERGRRINDLLRDMNSITVQDFDEMLMDEFSYHAYTLLPVLLEHINESALDDSQSGLLNLLRNWNYQNTADQIEPSVFRQWWLELNRAIWDNKYDTEFPMRRPDRDKTVDLITQDPDSDWFNNVDSNERETLADLALSSFTEAIDHLSSRYGEPGEPWHWGYVNRTPLNHIGQIPGMGIENVFTGGGAESINAIRGSHGPSWRMVMVLDPAGVRGYGVYPGGQSGNPGSKTYDEFVEIWQAGGLYELQFLREKPSEKEGFPLIIRFE; encoded by the coding sequence ATGAGAAATATATTTTCATTCCTGGTTGTCTTGCTTATAACAGCATTAACTGTCTTTCTGCTATCTATTCCCCTTGGGCCGCTGCCACCCGCCGGGGCCTTTTTCCAGCCTACACAAGGGTTTTGGGCCAACGCAGAAACGCGATCGGTAACGGGTGAACTGAATCTAAATGAAGCAGGCTTGAATGAGCCAGTAGATGTCTTTTTTGATGAACGCGGCGTCCCACACATTTTTGCAGAGAATGATGAGGATCTCTATTTCGCCCAGGGATATGTAACGGCGCGGGACCGTCTATTCCAGATGGAGCTGCAGATTCGTGCTGCCGGTGGTAAACTGGCGGAATGGCTCGGGCCGGATCTGATTGAGCACGATCGCCATCAGCGAAGGCTGGGCATGCTTTACGGAGCGGAACAGGCGATGGAAAAGATTGGTGAAAATGATACCGTCCGTACTGTAATCGAAGCGTATGCTGCCGGAGTAAACGCGTATATCAATACTCTGACCTACGAATCCTACCCGCTGGAGTATAAAATTCTGAATGTGAAACCGGCCGGGTGGGAGCCGATAAATACCGCTCTTCTGCTCAAATATATGACCCAGATGCTGGCTGGCCGTTCCGATGATTTCAGGACCAGCAACACAATGGCTTATTTCGGCGAGGAGTTTGTTGATGAATTTCTAAGTACCCGCCCATCGCTCATGGATCCAATCATTCCGCCGGAAACCGAATGGGAGTTTTCCGCCGAGTTGCCGGAACGGCTTGGCACACTCTATCAAGCCGGGTTCACAGAGCAGATTGAACCCTGGCAGCCCGATCCGCTAAACGGCAGCAACAACTGGGTGGTGGACGGCTCAAAAACGGAAGGCGGGTACCCAATCCTATCCAACGATATGCACCTGAACATGAGCCTGCCCTCCATATGGTACGAGGTACAGCTTCGAACTCCCGATTCCAACGTGTATGGGGTTAGTCTGCAGGGCACACCCACGGTGATTGTCGGGTTTAATGAACAGATTGCCTGGGGTTCCACCAACACCGGCGCTGATGTAATGGACTGGTATGAAATCACATTCCGGGATGAAAGTAAAAACGAATATCTGCATGACGGGGAGTGGAAACAGGTCAGCCTCCGCACAGAAACAATCGCTGTAAAAGGTAGAGAAGCCGTAACCGATACGATTCGTTTCACCCATCACGGGCCGGTTTATGAAACAGAACAGGAGACACCGGTCAGCCAGACGATCCAGCACGATCATGCACTGCGATGGATTGCTCACGACCCGTCCAATGAACTGATCACCTTTTATATGCTCAATCGAGCCGGGGATGTTGATGATTTCCGCGAAGCATTCCGAAACTATCAGGCACCGGCACAAAACATGAATTATGCCGGTGTGGATGGCAACATCGCAATGCAGACCGGCGGGCGCTTTCCGCTGAAGTGGGAATACCAGGGAAGGACTGTTAGTGACGGATCGGACTCTCGCTACGACTGGGGCGAGTACATTCCGTTTGAACAAAATCCATATTCGATCAATCCCGAGCGCGGATTTTTGAGTGCTGCGAATCAATTTCCAACAGCAGAAAACTACCCGCATTACCTGGGTGAGGCGTTTGCACCTTATGAACGGGGACGACGAATCAATGACCTGCTTCGGGATATGAACTCCATTACCGTTCAGGATTTTGATGAGATGCTGATGGATGAATTTAGCTACCACGCTTACACGCTTCTGCCCGTTTTGCTCGAACACATAAACGAATCAGCCCTGGATGACAGTCAATCAGGGCTGCTTAACCTGCTCCGTAACTGGAACTATCAAAACACGGCGGATCAAATAGAGCCATCTGTTTTCAGGCAATGGTGGCTGGAGTTAAACCGTGCCATCTGGGACAATAAGTATGATACTGAATTCCCGATGCGAAGACCGGATCGGGATAAAACCGTGGATCTTATTACACAAGATCCGGACTCTGACTGGTTTAATAATGTAGATTCAAATGAACGGGAAACTCTGGCTGATTTAGCTCTCTCTTCATTTACAGAAGCGATCGACCATCTCTCTTCACGATATGGCGAACCCGGAGAGCCCTGGCATTGGGGATATGTAAACCGGACTCCCTTAAACCATATCGGCCAGATTCCAGGGATGGGGATCGAAAACGTATTTACCGGCGGAGGTGCTGAATCAATCAACGCCATCCGCGGCAGTCATGGTCCTTCCTGGAGAATGGTTATGGTGCTTGATCCGGCTGGGGTGCGGGGTTACGGCGTCTATCCCGGCGGACAAAGCGGCAATCCGGGTTCTAAAACCTACGATGAGTTTGTAGAAATCTGGCAGGCAGGTGGCCTTTACGAACTGCAATTTCTGAGAGAAAAACCATCAGAAAAAGAGGGATTTCCGCTGATCATTCGGTTTGAGTGA